The following proteins are encoded in a genomic region of Fundidesulfovibrio putealis DSM 16056:
- a CDS encoding GAK system XXXCH domain-containing protein, whose amino-acid sequence MPTIMTGKYKSETVVEKSALAGWLRELADGVEAGELPSQGGPVSLEGCRGMKLSVKHGMGETLFVKLSVKFPKPPKTLGAVMPGDTDDSEYPGDEDEEDDESGTLPKYKSLKKHMKQTFKAIGAALAAGQVPPTLEAQSFIADSRLMVSYPGKGDEFYAAYLEKTEAFQAALDAADIEAMKALYQDLVQLKRDCHSRYA is encoded by the coding sequence ATGCCCACCATTATGACCGGAAAATACAAGTCAGAGACGGTTGTGGAGAAGAGCGCGCTGGCGGGTTGGCTGCGCGAACTGGCGGACGGCGTGGAGGCCGGGGAGCTGCCCTCGCAGGGCGGGCCGGTGAGCCTTGAGGGCTGCAGGGGCATGAAGCTGTCCGTGAAGCACGGGATGGGCGAGACCCTGTTCGTCAAGCTCTCCGTCAAGTTCCCCAAGCCCCCCAAGACGCTTGGGGCGGTTATGCCCGGCGACACCGACGACTCCGAGTATCCCGGCGACGAGGATGAGGAGGACGACGAGTCTGGAACGCTTCCCAAGTATAAATCACTTAAAAAGCACATGAAGCAGACCTTCAAGGCCATCGGAGCGGCCCTGGCTGCGGGACAGGTGCCCCCGACCCTGGAGGCCCAGAGCTTCATCGCGGATTCCCGCCTCATGGTCAGCTATCCGGGCAAGGGCGACGAATTCTACGCCGCCTACCTGGAAAAGACCGAGGCCTTCCAGGCGGCCCTGGACGCAGCCGACATCGAGGCCATGAAGGCCCTGTACCAGGATCTGGTCCAACTCAAGCGGGACTGCCACTCCCGTTACGCGTAA
- a CDS encoding sensor domain-containing diguanylate cyclase translates to MRKTVKRSHPVWLLGLAGQPAKRIRQAIGDACEVKRFDLRDLPSQADFDRADPLAVMLDVASWRALQTDMPAWVKAARKVLVAPEAESLAHDEVLARGFIACLTPPLAKGKIVAALDDARESAGLFEDIAKILGDAQRERDQLVQENGRLAFFQHLLARAMSSLDLPGILANLKDDLGLAFPVSEVLGVFWGQTPETEILLPENLSAQAKSARAEYLLDLAARVRGTPSRSYRVSSVPGGDESAPAEPGRALLVPLRHEDQAFGCLSVLIHRDLAKHEQETARQGVTQLAPSLKNALDYLRLKRRADRDGLTGLFNRRSFDARLDQELKRHMRHKAGFALLMADLDHFKKVNDTHGHLAGDAALRHAAQALEGALRSTDFLARYGGEEFAIILPHTSQAQAWMLAERLRRRVGGESLRYAGRAIPVTVSIGLSTFTPGQAVTPASLVAMADQALYAAKDAGRNRVSIATTREDMREAARAAQQGGLLAG, encoded by the coding sequence ATGCGCAAGACCGTCAAACGCTCCCACCCGGTATGGCTTCTCGGCCTGGCCGGACAGCCCGCCAAACGCATCCGTCAGGCCATTGGCGACGCGTGCGAGGTGAAGCGTTTCGACCTGCGCGACCTGCCCTCCCAGGCCGACTTCGACCGGGCCGATCCCCTGGCCGTGATGCTGGACGTGGCCTCCTGGCGCGCGCTCCAGACCGACATGCCAGCCTGGGTCAAGGCCGCCCGCAAGGTGCTGGTGGCCCCGGAGGCCGAGTCCCTGGCCCACGACGAGGTGCTGGCGCGCGGCTTCATCGCCTGCCTGACCCCGCCCCTGGCCAAGGGCAAGATCGTCGCCGCACTGGACGACGCCAGGGAATCCGCAGGACTCTTCGAGGACATCGCCAAAATCCTGGGCGACGCCCAGCGCGAACGCGACCAACTGGTGCAGGAGAACGGCAGGCTGGCCTTCTTCCAGCATCTGCTGGCACGCGCCATGTCCAGCCTTGACCTGCCCGGAATCCTCGCCAACCTCAAGGACGACCTGGGTCTGGCCTTCCCCGTGTCCGAGGTGCTCGGCGTGTTCTGGGGCCAGACTCCCGAAACCGAAATCCTGCTGCCCGAGAACCTCTCCGCCCAGGCCAAATCCGCCAGGGCAGAATATCTTTTGGATCTGGCCGCCAGGGTGCGCGGCACGCCATCGCGCTCCTACCGCGTGAGCAGCGTCCCCGGCGGCGACGAATCCGCACCCGCCGAGCCGGGACGGGCGCTGCTGGTGCCGCTGCGCCACGAGGATCAGGCCTTCGGATGCCTGTCGGTGCTCATCCACCGCGACCTGGCCAAGCACGAGCAGGAGACCGCCCGCCAGGGAGTCACCCAGCTCGCGCCTAGCCTTAAGAACGCCCTGGATTATCTGCGCCTCAAGCGCCGCGCCGACCGCGACGGCCTCACCGGCCTCTTCAATCGCCGGTCCTTTGACGCCCGCCTGGACCAGGAACTCAAACGCCACATGCGCCACAAGGCCGGGTTCGCGCTGCTCATGGCCGACCTGGACCACTTCAAGAAGGTCAACGACACCCACGGCCACCTGGCCGGGGACGCCGCCCTGCGCCACGCCGCCCAGGCCCTGGAGGGCGCGCTTCGCAGCACGGACTTCCTGGCGCGCTACGGCGGCGAGGAGTTCGCCATCATCCTGCCGCATACTTCCCAGGCCCAGGCCTGGATGCTGGCCGAGCGCCTGCGCCGCCGCGTTGGCGGCGAGAGCCTGCGCTACGCGGGCCGGGCCATCCCCGTCACCGTGTCCATCGGCCTCTCCACCTTCACGCCCGGACAGGCCGTGACCCCGGCGAGCCTCGTAGCCATGGCGGATCAGGCCCTGTACGCCGCCAAGGATGCCGGACGCAACAGGGTAAGCATCGCAACCACACGCGAAGACATGCGGGAAGCCGCCCGCGCCGCCCAGCAAGGCGGACTGCTGGCCGGTTAG